The region TGCATAATAACATGATCTGGCcaagaaatttttatgattcacATTTCAAAAACACAGATttatattataacttcaaaactaattgcaataaaaaacaaatgattacacaATTGGATTCTGCTCTAAAAAGtaccaatcaatttttttttaactcaaaGGGATTCTCAGATCTCCTCGGTACAAATAATTCGGGACACCTAATACTTTTATGAAATACGGAACATACATTGAATAATTTATCAATAGTGTCTAAAGCATACTATTGTACCAAAGTGACTAACAGCTATTGATGttaaaatttgtatgaaattatCTGCCGATCTCATAATTATTTATACAAATTTATACCGGCGCGGTGTCTAACGACATACGCTTGTAACGTCATAGAACTGCTTTGGAAGAATCCTGGAACTGTTGTTCATTCGGGAACAGATGATTTGGAATTTGGAACTGTTTGAAATGTTCTCCAATCCGACAAGGAGATCGATAGGATTTGACGAATATAGGCTATGCCGGTATCGTTGTGACATTCGAGTGATTTCCCGCTTTTCGTCATCAGAAATATATAAAAGGCTGAGACGCTAATTCTGATTCATTGTTTCCATCGACTTCCAGTGTTCGTGAATTGAAACAAACATTGTAGTGACTTCTCATCAGTAAATCATGTAAGAATAATATTACTTCAGTTTGAAAGATTTTGCTGGAATATTATGTATTGGCATTTTGAAGATTTGGAAAATCTATTGCTATTAAGTTTGGATCAGACGTTGTTTTTCATCAAAACGAAAGCTATTTAcgatattcatattgattcaTTCAAATGTATTTCCAATTGGAATGTTCTCATTTATCAAAGAAATGAACGGAActcttttatattttgaaattcaatttttctctaatttgGTTCTTCTGCAAGTGTGTAAAAAACtaatccaatttttttctttcagttcAAAATGAGTGACCGAGATATTTTTGCCAAAACGATCTATGCAGAGGCAAGAGGCGAAGGACCAGAAGGTTGGGAAGCAGCTGCCTGGGTCATTAAGAATAGAGCTCATGCAAACCGTCCACATTGGGGAGGTAGCAGTATAGGAAGAGTCTGTCGTCAACCTTACCAATTCGAGTGCTGGAATGGTCGCAATGACATTGAGATCGATGATCCTGCTTTGTACAATAGGATCAAGAGAGAGACTGATcggtaaaaatgatttttcatttagtAGAAATTAAGTTAATGACTTATTCAACAATATGAAGGGGATGTAAGGAAGGGGCAATTTTTCATCAAACGAAAATTGAGTATTTTCTACTATTTCTacctttattttttaatttcctaagaaggaaaaataattatgggGATTGAAAAGTTAAAGTTATTCGTTTTTATTGCACCACATGGTGATATCGATTGAAGATTACATGAGTAGAAAAATACTCAAATATGGATTAGTTaaagagatttgaaattttaaacatCATTTTGACAACtaaatttgaatagtttttgcggataattgaaaaaaatcatcaatgaaactcataataattaaatttaaatttgccTAGATTCGCAGTAATAATCTAAAATGAGCTGAATTGcccattataatatatttactgaatgcttctttttattttcagtatttATGATGAGCCAATGAGTCGTGATCGTACTGGGGGTTGTGACCACTACAATAATCCTCAAAAAGAAGGTTATCCTGATTGGACGAGAAACTGCAATCGCAAGATGGATGTTGGCAATCATGTATtctacaaagaaaaatgaatagTTGTATGATTTATCTGTTCTATGTAGACTAGCTTCTTTCACAAATTCttgattattattagtttttcataactATACTGAAAGTATAGTGTATATTGACAATAAAATGTGTTTAACTTGAGATGAAATTTATTGAACCCTATACCAAATATCAGTTGGATAACAAAGATGTGATTTACTTTGCTTGATGGAAAGAATGAAATTTGTTAATAGAAGTTGAAGTGGGACTTTTTGTGTTGGGACTGAATGCTGGAGACacttataatgaattgatgtccaagttttcaaaaaatggACTAGCAATGCAGATTTATTTCGATGgtaattctttgattttttttaagtgaACTATTAAGATAAAGAATCAAGTAAGAGGGTTCCGTTGCcatgcgacctaatggtctattgtgacTATTCAATCAAAGCTACTCACAcaattaggttaggttaggttaggtaatgCTCTATTGTGACTATTCAATCAAAGCTACTCACACAATTAGGTGATCTATAATTCACCTTCCAGTTCTAGATTTTTAATGAACTCCATTATCTGGGATGGTACTCCAAAGAAGCTACTTCCTCAATTCTAtgagtttcttgtccaaagcagattttcgtactctccccacagaatctgcagtCGTTATTTTTTGCTAGACCCATCCTCATGAGGTGTTTACTGAGGCGACAATGTTCAGAGAAGAATCCAGTGAGAAGGTgttgtatattcttgctaagatccagaaacttcttagatctcgcagtgtcaacgtttcgaagaaaatttttggaatgatcctaTCCAGTAAgcttccgccagagtgtttctcttttggGTTTTCCCTGAAACTCTtccttgtaggtacatttgcctaccacagaaaggttccaggacaatgaaaggagtttgtgctgcTTTTCTAGCAAGTTTGTTGGCCTCCTCATCCAATTTAATTATCAGACTAAAGAGAACTTgtaattcttggatttttcatTGAGTCTTAGGCAATCCAATACCAATATCGATgctgatatgtgagctcagtgctttaattATAGcttatcagaatgtatcgctatatcatatttctgataattttttgCTAGGTTAATTtttacacatctttctattgcattGCGAGTATCCCtacctgaaagacacttagacagcggCCAAAGGATAGCGAGCACTTGGTGccagtcccgaatactccagTGCCAATTCCCGTCATGGTTTAAGTACCATCTGTGTAccactgaattttttttgagaactgGGATTGTGTAACTCTTTCtcaatcttcttttctacttaatatcgtagtgaaggttttcttgatgctaattttctttatcatctcgtCGCTGGGATGGTATCATCTCCGCTCACCACCACCAACTTAGTTCTCTCCCAAGAATTTAGTTTCGGCACTGACTTCTTGTACCAGCCTAATGAGTCTTGGGATCCACAATCAACCAATATCATTCCACAACGGAAATGAACCCCAGTGAAGTAGATACCCCTCTACGTACTGCCGCACATCTCTTTTACCAGGATGTGCTCTAGGAATGACAGCTGCTCGGCTTCCAGAATTACCCTTTGGTAGTCCTTGGCTATAAAGCCTATTCGAGACCCTTTCTTTGCCTTGACAGCAGCTGCATATCCTATGGCTTGCCTGGTTTTTGCAGCCGTCGTCTTCAGCATCTTTAATTGATGCCGTTTCGAAGGCGTGATATGCTCCGGATCCCTTTTTCCTTTCCAATTGCTTTTAAGTGTTACCTTCGGGGTGGAGTGCCTCATCCCTGATGGATGAGTCACAGTTGCTTCCGAACTCCTGCTTTCTTAGAGGGTCATCTCTGCTGCCCAGTTGTCCCAATACGGGCAACTCAAACGGCAGATGGTTTTCCCTTTTTCAAGGGGCCCGGGTGAAGAGGTGGAGTTCTTGTCCTTCTATTCCCCTGGGTTTAATTTTTCCTTGTGCGTTAGTCATTTTTGGTCCCACGAGAAGCTAGGCTCATATAGGTCCACTTCTACAGAGCCCCGCATGCAGGAGTAAGGGATTTGGTACAATGGAATTTCCCTGCTGTACCAATTAGGTTGAAACCATGATGAGGTTGTTCCCTCTCAGTCTGGGCAGTCAAGCCACTAGGCAGGGCCCTGCACCCGCGAAATACACGATTTGAAAAGAAATGCTCCCGAAGGATAGATTATAGTTTTTGTGGTACAGCTTGAAGTGATGTTTACGCTGGCTAGCCCGATCCACCATCACTAATATCATACACAAAGAGCCCGTGGAGGGCACGTTATGTCACAATGAGGTCACCCTACGTATGACGGTCAGAAAAAGATGGTATCCCAAACAAACTGAGCCTCTCCTCGTACGCTGGATATATGGCACCGAATGGAATCCTCGTAGCTCTACGCTGGAGTTGCTCTAGGGTTTCACGTTCTTGAACCAGCACAGGCGCCCATACTGGACCAGCTTACTCAAGGATGGGTCGAATATAAGTCGTGTAAATTAATCTGCAGGTATCCACTGTGCTCTGTGGATACCTGCAGATTAATTTACACGCCTTAGAGGAAATGATCTCTTGATTAGTATTAGCTCTCTTCGCTACACCATCAATGTGTCGGGACCAACTGAGGTCGTTGGATAGTGTATCGCCAGCAATAATTATGTTCTTTCTACAATTGAAGATATAGAGGAAATATGAACGAAAACATGGTGAGATCGTGTTTCACTACTTTCGGACCAACCTCTGTAggatcaaaaataatttaagcttttgTGCTCGATCGACTGATCGAGCACTTTTGACTCACTctgtaggtatatttttttattttgtctaaTTAATcgatgttgaaaaaacactgtTGTCAACTGTCTGGGGTAGTGAATTGTAATTGACTCAGCCTATAGTCGTTCATCAATGTTATgtctgaaggaaataataaataatctttcTATTTCTTCATGGCAGTAAGGAAATTTTGCTTACTGATTCCGGAAtgtgaaagaaaaattcaatattctgagtactgaactgaaaatatcgaaattatatAAAACTTAAAAAGCTGTTGAAGTGAACAAGcccacaaaatttgaacgaaCTTGATTCCGAAGTTAGGATTATCAGAAATTTAAGCCAACATTTatgatgaatcaccctgtatctccacAACACACAGGTTACAAAACAAAGATTCATTACTTGGCTATGGTCAACCACTTATGTACACCCTGTATGTCGTAAGAACAAAATGTGCCAATTTATTACTGTCTAATAGAAATCTGTATTTAGATGAGAAAAGTAAGTATGAAACGCTGTAGGTACCTAACTACGAGCACCTACTATTAATTTATTCCTTCAAATCAATCTATGGGGTTGGGttcaattaattttaaaaattgcagatatgaataattttttcaggtAATATGAAATAcggaatattctgaaaaaattatcaataatgTCAAAAGTGAGATTTTTGGTTTAAATCGcatattgatattgaaattcACATAAATCATAAAATTATCTGTCGATCTAGGCTGAACGGATGAGCTGCCACTCAtcatttttatttctgtttgaaTGTACTTGAAGCAAATTTATATCTCCGTGCAATAAGATACGATTGTAACGTCATGGAACTGGTTCGGAAGAGTTTTGGAACTGTTGTTCATTCGGGAACAGATGATTTGGAACTGTTTGAAATGTTCTCCAATCCGAACAAGCAGATCGACGTAGCGTTTGACGAATAGAGGCGATGCCGGTATCGTTGGGGCATTCGAGTGATTTCCCGTTTTTCGTCATGAGGAATATATAAAAGGCTGTGCAGCTTATTctgattcattgttttcatcgaCTTCGGGTGTGAATTGAAACAAACATTGTAGTGACTTCTCATCAGTAAATCATGTAAGAATAATTTTACTTCAGTTTGAAAGATTTTGCTGGAATATTATGTATTGGCATTTTGAAGATTTGGAAAATCTATTGCTATTAAGTTTTGATCAGACGTTGTTTTTCATCAAAACGAAAGCTATTTAcgatattcatattgattcattcaaatatatttccaaTTGGAATGTTTTCCCGCATCAAAGAAATGAACGGAAcgcttttatattttgaaattcaatttttctctaatttgGTTTTTCTGCAAGTGTGTAAAAAActaatccaatttttttttctttcagttcAAAATGAGTGACCGAGATATTTTTGCCAAAACGATCTATGCAGAGGCAAGAGGCGAAGGACAAGAAGGTTGGGAAGCAGCTGCCTGGGTCATTAAGAATAGAGCCCATGCAAACCGTCCACATTGGGGAGGTAGCAGTATAGGAAGAGTCTGTCGTCAACCTTACCAATTCGAGTGCTGGAATGGTCGCAATGACATTGAGATCGATGATCCTTCTTTGTACAATAGGATCAAGAGGGTGACTGATcggtaaaaattatttttcatttattagaaATCAAGTTAATGACTTCCTCAACAATATGAAGGGGATGTAAGGAAGGGGCAATTTTTCATCAAACgaaaattaagtttttttttttatggaatatttgTAAACGTCACATTTCATACATACTTTTCATTCTTCAATTAACTAAAATGGAAAATTAAATATGGGTGTGGGTTGTAGTCCTTATGCGGTGACTATCAAGTAGTTCACTGCCAAggaatttagggaaataaaagaacgggataaaaaatacgtattcgatttatttcaacccactaaaagagtttgaagaagatgagtatttgtctagattcttagggtcgctggacgattgggtcgttgtggctcggtcgcaggtagttTTTCGCCGGTCGGGAACAGATATGATATTCTtgaatcttcttgttgtcggtgcaagtgtggaACATCTGTGGAAGTCGTAGTTTCATGTAGAATGGTCTGAACTCTGTTGAATTATtctccctgaaatgccgagttttatgggcattcggGCTGTTTTCTATTCGCCATTCACaacgcctttctacggatccctaaggggtgtggctttgattattccaagtttttacaccgagttcttctgtttttaagattttcgttctcggacggaatattttcgagggaatcgatagattccctacatgGGGATTGAAAATTCAAAGTGATTCGTTTTCATTGCACTACATGGCGACATCGACTGAAGATTACATGAGAAACGAACAATGAGTTTGATCATTGGCGTAAatagagttgactcatgggaAGTTACCCCACTTTGAAAGAgcaaaatattttaatgtttaatcattttttttaactgtccaacttaaaatttcttttatttcttataATCAATGTGGAGAGTTATGTACCCAATAATCCCCCCCCCCCTCTGTTACGCATATTAATTTGTTGTATGGATCAGGAACAGAGAAAGCTTCATTTTGAGCAGGTTGGAGTAGGAGCCAAAAACCAAAGAATAGAAAAGAAGAAcattattcatataaaaaaaaatttaaagttttataatgACAAATAGCGCGTGCAGTAGCACAAACTAAAGAAATATTCTGtggttgaatttgaatcgttttTGCAGATacctaattaaaaaaaaatcatcaatgaaATTCATCATAATTAGATTTGAATTGATATTAGCAGTAATAATCCAAATTGAGCAGAATGGTccattataatttatttattgaatgctttcctttattttttagAATCTATGATGAGCCAATGAGTCGTGATCCTACTGGCGGTTGTGACCACTACAATAATCCCCAAAAAGAAGGTTATCCTGATTGGACGAGAAACTGCAATCGCAAGATGGATGTGGGCAATCATGTATtctacaaagaaaaatgaattgTTGTTGTATGATTTATTTGTATCATGAAAGACTACCTAATTTCACAAATTCTTGACTAATGTTAGTTTTTCATAACTGTACTGAAAGTAATAAAATGTGAGCTAGCTTCGGCATTGTTGAATGTTTCATTAGGAATCCTTCACAAAAGCGAAATCAATTAACTGAAGTAAACATTGACCTTCTTGATGcacgaaaaaattttcataaataaaacaattgtaaacaatttttgagcATCAAATGATagtttcgaaataaataaaattatgtacGTTACTGCAATAGTGTCCCGTCGGACAAGGATTGATGAATATTGGAATctaaacaaatgcatcagttacaagacGATTTCCGTTCCTCCTATTAATTTTCTAGGGTCAGAATATATCTTTACGTGTTGGTAATTTGATATAGATATCCTATAAATATCAAAACTTATAGAATTTGTATATTTGTTTTCTGTGATTTATACTATCCGTCTGATTTTccaaatttaaaaatgttaaagATCTATCTACCACCACTTTATGTACGAATTGTTTAGAAGGGTATTTACCGTTTAAAATTTCACTGAACGTTTCTACTTAGATTTTTTCCATACCTCATGCAACTCTGTATGAGACTAATAATTGTCcctaagagggattaccaccacatGGTTTTTCtagtatcagtcaaactttggtacccattcatttcccctctggcgttACTGCAATGATCAAACTTTGTACCGTGTACGAAGtcgtacattcacttcatcttttttttcgaagcaaataactagagggcagcactgtaagaagactttcacgaaattataattttacctattttgtaatgatttttggtctTGACtataactaagatgtctaaaacagtggtgtgctcacttactcttgaaaaatcTTCTTCAACCTTCTTGGATTTCAATGGAACTGCTCCTTTTCACTTCATTTCCACATCGTTTCTTAAGGTGGCGCtcacgtcgtctttctgtcaatgtcgtaTTGAggttaaataaataaactacttttgacagaacaaatgaaaattttgaaattgtgcaGACGATTGGTTAATTGTTCGTAGATATATCGCCACCTTGAGGAAGAAAAGGAAAAAGGACCCATGTCCAgccgagtcgccagaattatctcaaacaaaatctaatcagtgaacacaccagtgttttagacatcttaattgtATCCAACAAATTTCTGTGCGTCGCCGTCAAATTTGGCTAAATATTGTTGTcaataagatgcatagaatacctggtgtgtctacttacacctgtaaaactttcagacaaaacgggagatttttcagatttatacccttgatttcgagggatcgcggtctgtttcagatggcgcatacatcgtttacatttgacatttctctcaattctcgactcttgtgaatcAAGggcgtagttttttttttcttggtgggggattatcgaaaaaaaaatttttgactaacttttattcatatctgtaattttagaaaaagaagtttgataatgaagtttgaaccaaattactcgaaataatttattttgttactaattcggttgttcttaccttatactgggtgttctcaaattagagttacgtaggaaaatgagaaattacttggataattttgagaaaaaaagttttatgaatatgaacccacaaacgctttgctttcaatatacaggttgtttctagtgtgtcgtgcagtttatcaaatattcattaaccttcgctacagattgggtaaaaaataccaaaacttataattaatacattcattagagcttactagctggatctttataataactTGGATTTgcttgaggattactagagattttttctagaaatcgatagcagatatgacaaaactataacaaaccaaaaagtgtagtactggaccagagttttttctacatttttctaaactaacagccattcaccaaaatatagttttggaggaaggaagcaggcatccttccagaaaaaatatcactgtcgatttgcattcaaaaccaGCATATcaaatggtgaaaactttaaactggaatatctatggccaattcaaatttaatatcttgtgaagggaaggttatacgagaaaaaaaacttaaactttaacacatgtatctcaaaacaaaacgtttggggactcatgttataggactttttttcttaaaatgatccggaaatctgtcattttcatttgtatctacaatttaggaacaccgtgtaattacccccagtatccccccatttctacgctcgtgaactttgagtatagaacaataatattttactatggtctgtcattatattccattcatttgattggaaatttgatatgaactgaattgtaatttattgtgaatgtttgcagtgtctaaaatcagtatttccttttcaaACGGCACCaagcagatagcgggaattcggaaatttttgaagagcgcccccttacagaactctggtgaagcagaccaccaaagcaacaggtgggtctcccaaaaagtctgaaacaaaatcgaatcagtaaacacaccaggaattctatgcatcttagttgtcaacatagagtaataaaaatgTTAATTACTCTGAGGTTGTCAAAATGTTTTCTCCTATCAACTGATTGGCGGTTTTGAATGATAGAATAAGGATTGAGAGAACCGAATTTGACAAAGAATGCAGTAAATCGCTCATTCAACGTAGTTTTGTGTGTCTCTAAGTGAAAATCATTTCAAAGTAATCTATTATTTTAATTGGATTATCGATTAATGACTACAGAATAGGCTATAACTGATTTGTGTTAGCACAATCTACAAATttctttttagtttttatttctatagaATGTCATAAGGCAGAAGTTACTCCAATAAAATAGTACATCCATTTTATTGAATGGTTGAAGTAGAATAATACAATGACATTTGGTTTCGTTACATGTGGTCCTAATGAAGCAATGGTTGCTTATGGCTGTTGTCTTCGTAAACCAAAATTGATTGCCGGTGGAGTAGTTTTTGTATGCAGTCCATTTCAGTCCAtacaaaaaatttcactcaatatTATGACTTTGATAGTTGATAGCCCAAAAGTTTATACAAGTCAAGGAGTGCCTATATCTGTTACGGGTATCGCCCAAATTAAAATCGAGGGTCAAAATGAACAGATGCTAGCAACTGCATGCGAATTATTTTTAGGTAAGTCtaataatcaaattcaaaaaattgctcATGCCACATTGGAAGGTCATCAAAGAGCCATTATGGGTACAATGACTGTTGAGGAAATTTATAAAGATCGAAAAAAGTTTAGTCAGCAAGTTTTTAAGGTTGCTTCATCAGATTTAGTGAACATGGGAATCAAAGTTGTATCCTATACTATCAAAGACATTCAAGATGATGAAGGATATCTCGAAGCCTTGGGTATGAGCCGTACTGCTCAAGTGAAGAGAGATGCTAGAATCGGTGAAGCGGAAGCGAAAGCTGATGCTGCAATGAAAGTGGCATATGCAGAAGAAAAGAGGATGGAATCAGTATACTCTAACGAGGTGAAAATAGCATCAGCAGAAAgggattttgaattgaaaaaagcgGCGTACGATATTGAGGTAATGACCAAAGAAGCTGCCGCTGATTTAGCATATGAACTCCAAGCTGCTATAATCAAACAACAGATAAAAGAAGAGAACATGCAAATTGCTGTTATTGAAAGAATACAACATATagaaattcagaaacaagaagaaATGAGAAAAGAACGAGAACTCGAAGCTACTGTTCGTGCTGAAGCTAATGCAGAGAAATACAGAATGGAGAGATTGGCAGAAGCGCATCGTAGAGAGACAATCTTAGATGCTGAAGCAGAGGCTGAAGCTATCAGATTAAGAGGTGAAGCCGAAGCATTTGCTATTGAGATTAAGGCTAATGCTGAATCAGAGCAAATGGGCAAAAAGGCTGAAGCTTGGAAGGAATACAAACTGGCTGCCATGGTGAATATGGTTCTTGATGTCCTCCCACAAGTAACAGCTGAAGTGGCTGCTCCGTTAGCAGAAACTAGGAAAATAACGATGATTTCAACAGGGTCTGGTGATGTTGGTGTTTCGAAATTAACCGATGAGATTTTGGATGTTATAATAAAAATTCCCAAAATAGTTAAAGCCTTTAGTGGTGCTGATTTAAAAAAACTCATCGACAACTAAGAAGTATAACCGGCGAATTGCTATAAAAAAAGTTATTGGTGTATTTATCCTATTCTTACTATTAGTTTTAGGCAAAAATCCAAAATTGATAAGTGACCTTGAGCCTGAAAACTTAAAAACTGTTTTAATGTGCCAGCAGTATCATCTCAATCAATCAGTTTTAATGTAGTTATTTATTCAACAacgatctcaaaataaagtaaTAAAAGTAGTAAGtcttaataatttttcatgggGGAGCGAATATAACTTGACACTGATAATATACAGATGTCtggaaaaataatacaatagaTTCCGTCCATTGTCCATATACTTTTTTCATCATATAGCCTAAGCGGTATTCGTATTCGTATTCGTATTCCGTTTGAGTTTTATAGTTCTTAAGGACCAACGGGACGAACGAATTTAACCACGGTGAATCCAACCTTATC is a window of Harmonia axyridis chromosome 2, icHarAxyr1.1, whole genome shotgun sequence DNA encoding:
- the LOC123673177 gene encoding uncharacterized protein LOC123673177, coding for MSDRDIFAKTIYAEARGEGPEGWEAAAWVIKNRAHANRPHWGGSSIGRVCRQPYQFECWNGRNDIEIDDPALYNRIKRETDRIYDEPMSRDRTGGCDHYNNPQKEGYPDWTRNCNRKMDVGNHVFYKEK
- the LOC123673176 gene encoding uncharacterized protein LOC123673176; this encodes MSDRDIFAKTIYAEARGEGQEGWEAAAWVIKNRAHANRPHWGGSSIGRVCRQPYQFECWNGRNDIEIDDPSLYNRIKRVTDRIYDEPMSRDPTGGCDHYNNPQKEGYPDWTRNCNRKMDVGNHVFYKEK
- the LOC123673074 gene encoding flotillin-1-like; this encodes MTFGFVTCGPNEAMVAYGCCLRKPKLIAGGVVFVCSPFQSIQKISLNIMTLIVDSPKVYTSQGVPISVTGIAQIKIEGQNEQMLATACELFLGKSNNQIQKIAHATLEGHQRAIMGTMTVEEIYKDRKKFSQQVFKVASSDLVNMGIKVVSYTIKDIQDDEGYLEALGMSRTAQVKRDARIGEAEAKADAAMKVAYAEEKRMESVYSNEVKIASAERDFELKKAAYDIEVMTKEAAADLAYELQAAIIKQQIKEENMQIAVIERIQHIEIQKQEEMRKERELEATVRAEANAEKYRMERLAEAHRRETILDAEAEAEAIRLRGEAEAFAIEIKANAESEQMGKKAEAWKEYKLAAMVNMVLDVLPQVTAEVAAPLAETRKITMISTGSGDVGVSKLTDEILDVIIKIPKIVKAFSGADLKKLIDN